From a single Carassius auratus strain Wakin chromosome 38, ASM336829v1, whole genome shotgun sequence genomic region:
- the LOC113057205 gene encoding exocyst complex component 3-like protein 4 — translation MEKSPTSNVKNIFRRFSIFRKSDGHIKKTPSRRSIKKLSFEDKDKEVTPQKFEFKAKEIPLKPCSVLQIKTYIETDMLKEAYLNLLSLEKLEKSALVNKEKEINLLYDALRHKMFAIVQNSSDVTSHNKEQLVYVATIILEEEKREREGEPGAMQGWREAWRDAVLNGVRDTLKKVPLDSSEQNASWLAVHLGLLGKAVGEDLERVKTELLSSYPADFNVFETYVSCHHEAVGEHLKRLLEKVTELNDYYALLDFIMHSYPSDLQAHKKDLIMEEDLNKIKTSYCHCHKEEFKLKLENFSTLETEVWKKKKSPERTEDGFLTSKMHMDICELIAGYAGNLEKIDENLGKSVVSFCLDELNQFYPRFEKEFSQHTVSLLTSDLLDCCLWVEYHITYINSLSSLKENLQCYKESCSAQVEKLEKEVDGLTLRLKQTLMDHLKSEVKPYMDGMMTKKWLKTDEDFKEVISRVENFSGLCKSMRAPSAQIFANDLYYYVAKEYVSQLMKKKYSCKKTKNEDAAIKLKEQWNELRKLFVEMGSSLKWLYPLGNYLSDIIGMETEKNIKDLLNPLVSNYPDISKKQLSAVLSFRDNGFSLEKHNVINHFTALKRDAGNTNHEHSFFTDIE, via the exons ATGGAAAAATCTCCCACTTCTAATG TGAAAAACATCTTTCGCAGATTTTCTATATTTAGAAAAAGCGATGGGCACATTAAAAAGACACCATCTAGACggtcaataaaaaaattatcattcgAGGATAAAGACAAGGAAGTTACCCCACAGAAATTTGAATTTAAGGCCAAAGAGATTCCTCTAAAGCCATGCTCAG TTTTGCAGATCAAAACATATATAGAAACAGACATGCTGAAGGAGGCATATTTGAATCTGCTTTCGCTGGAGAAGTTAGAAAAGAGTGCTCTGGTTAATAAAGAGAAAGAAATCAATCTGTTGTATGATGCACTAAGGCACAAAATGTTTGCCATTGTACAAAACTCCAGTGATGTTACCTCACACAATAAAGAGCAGCTGGTGTATGTGGCCACCATTATCctggaagaagagaagagagagagagagggagagccaGGAGCGATGCAGGGATGGAGGGAAGCATGGAGGGATGCGGTACTAAACGGGGTTCGAGATACACTGAAGAAAGTTCCTCTGGACAGCAGCGAGCAGAACGCTTCCTGGTTGGCAGTGCATCTGGGGCTTCTGGGTAAAGCTGTTGGGGAGGACTTGGAGAGAGTGAAGACTGAGCTTCTGAGCTCATATCCAGCAgactttaatgtgtttgaaaccTACGTGTCCTGCCACCATGAGGCTGTAGGAGAGCATCTAAAGAGACTTCTGGAAAAGGTGACAGAGCTGAATGATTACTACGCTCTTCTAGATTTCATTATGCATTCCTACCCCAG TGATCTGCAAGCCCATAAGAAAGATCTTATAATGGAAGAGGAtctgaacaaaataaaaacctCTTACTGTCATTGCCATAAG GAGGAATTTAAACTTAAACTGGAGAATTTCAGCACACTTGAAACAGAAGTatggaaaaagaagaaatctCCTGAGAGAACAGAAGATGGATTTCTTACGTCAAAAATGCACATGGACATTTGTGAG TTGATAGCAGGTTATGCTGGGAATCTTGAGAAGATCGATGAAAATCTGGGGAAATCAGTTGTAAGCTTCTGTTTAGATGAGCTAAATCAGTTTTATCCAAG ATTTGAAAAAGAGTTTTCACAGCACACTGTCTCTctgttgacctctgacctgttgGACTGCTGTCTTTGGGTTGAATATCACATCACCTACATCAACAGTTTGAGTTCACTCAA AGAGAATTTGCAGTGCTATAAAGAGAGCTGTTCAGCTCAGGTGGAGAAGCTGGAAAAAGAAGTGGATGGACTGACTCTGAGACTCAAACAGACCCTGATGGATCATTTAAAATCTGAGGTCAAG CCTTACATGGATGGCATGATGACAAAAAAATGGCTGAAAACTGATGAAGATTTTAAAGAAGTGATTTCTAGAGTAGAGAATTTTTCTGGTCTCTGTAAATCCATGAGAGCTCCATCAGCCCAA ATTTTCGCGAATGATTTATACTATTATGTAGCCAAAGAATATGTCTCCCAGctgatgaagaaaaaatattCATGCAAAAAAACCAAAAACGAAGATGCTGCCATAAAATTGAAAGAACAATGGAATGAACTCAGGAAACTATTTGTGGAAATG GGATCatctttaaaatggctttatccATTGGGAAATTACCTTAGTGACATTATTGGAATGGAAACtgagaaaaatataaaagatcTGTTAAATCCACTGGTTAGTAATTACCCAGACATCAG CAAGAAGCAGTTGTCAGCTGTTCTGTCCTTCAGAGACAATGGTTTTAGCTTGGAGAAGCACAATGTTATTAATCACTTTACTGCGCTTAAACGGGATGCTGGGAACACAAATCATGAGCACTCCTTCTTCACTGACATAGAG TGA